The following nucleotide sequence is from Pseudomonas sp. RC10.
ACTTTACTCCAAAGAATGCGGCGGGTCAGGTGGGAATGCGTTGGCTGACCTAGCGCGAAAGCGGCGGATGGGTCAACAGATGCCCCATTGACCCACCCCAAAAACACCCTCAGCGCTTACCCAACGCCTCGGCCTGATGAATCCACTGCTGGCGCTGTTCTTCCGTGGCCGTCCTGACCGGCGAAAACTCCGTCAAGCGCGTGGTCTTGATCCCGCAGAATTCCAGAATCGCGTGCTTGATCTGACGATGGGCAGGCGCCTTGAACACCCAGCGGAAGTACCGCGAAGGCGTGTCCAGCGTCACCAGCATTTCTGCGGTTCGGCCCTTGAGCAGTTCGTTGGACGGGTGATGACGGCCGTGGGCTTTGAACGCGAAACCGGGCATGAACACGCGCTCGAAGAAGCCGCTCAGCAGGCTCGGCAGCCCGCCCCACCAGACCGGGTAGACGAACACCAGATGCTGCGCCCAGTGAATCTCGCGCTGGGCTTCCAGCAGGTCGTGTTCCAGTGTCTGGCTGGAGGCATAACCGTTGTGCAGCGTCGGGTCGAAGTCCAGTTCTTCCAGCTTGAGCACCCGCACCACGTGGCCTTGGCTGCGTGCGCCTTGGGCGTACGCATCGCCCAGGGCGTGGCAGAGGCTTATGGTCTTCGGCGAACCGATGACCATCAGGATGCGTTTGCCATAGCCTTCCAGTGGCGTGGCGCCGCTGATCGGCTCAGCCATTGCTGCCGGCCTCCAGCATCTTCTCGGGACGTACCCACGCGTCGAACTCGGCGTCGGTGAGGAACCCCAACTGCAAGGCCGCTTCGCGCAAGGTCAAACCTTCGCTGTACGCCTTCTTGGCGATCTGCGCCGACTTGTCGTAGCCGATGTGCGGATTCAGTGCCGTCACCAGCATCAGGCCGCGTTCCAGGTGCTCGGCCATCTTGCCCGCGTCCGGCTCCATGCCCGCGATGCAATGCTCGTTGAAGTTGCGGCAGCCATCGCCCAGCAGGCGGATCGATTGCAGCAGGTTGTGGATGATCACCGGCTTGAACACGTTCAGTTGCAGGTGACCCTGACTCGCCGCGAACGAGATGGTGGTGTCGTTGCCCATCACCTGACAGGCCAGCATCGACAGCGCTTCGCATTGGGTCGGGTTGACCTTGCCCGGCATGATCGAACTCCCCGGTTCATTGGCGGGCAGCTTGACCTCGGCCAGACCGGCGCGCGGGCCGGAACCGAGCAGGCGCAGGTCGTTGGCGATTTTCATCAGCGTCACGGCGAGGGTTTTCAGCGCGCCAGAGAGGGCCGTCAGTGGCTCATGCCCCGCCAGTGCAGCGAACTTGTTCGGTGCCGTCACGAACGGCAGGCCCGACAACGCTGCCAATTCAGCGGCCACGGCTTCAGCGAAGCCATGGGGCGAGTTCAGGCCCGTGCCGACGGCGGTGCCGCCTTGCGCCAGTTCGCAGACAGCGGGGAGGGCGGCGCGAATGCTTTTTTCCGCGTACTCCAACTGCGCGACGTAGGCCGACAGTTCCTGGCCGAAGGTGATCGGCGTGGCATCCATCATGTGGGTGCGACCGGTTTTCACCAGCTTCATGTGGCGCGAGGACTGCTCGGCGATGCCTGCAGACAGCTCGGCAATCGCGGGCAGCAACTGCTCTTTGACGGCTTGGGCGGCGGCGATGTGCATCGCTGTCGGGAAACAGTCGTTGGAGCTTTGCGAGCGGTTGACGTGATCGTTGGGGTGCACCGGCAGCTTCCCGCCGCGACCCTTGCCGGACAGCTCGTTGGCGCGCCCGGCGATCACTTCGTTGACGTTCATGTTGCTTTGCGTGCCGCTGCCGGTTTGCCACACCACCAGCGGGAACTGGTCGTCGAGCTTGCCACCCAGCACTTCGTCGGCGGACTGTTCGATGAGGCGGGCGATGTCGGCGGGCAAGTCGCCGTTGCGGTCATTGACCCGCGCAGCGGCTTTCTTGATCAGCGCCAGCGCGTGCAGGACCGGCAGTGGCATGCGCTCCTGACCAATGGCGAAATTGATCAGCGAACGTTGGGTTTGCGCCCCCCAGTAAGCGTCTTCAGGGACTTCGATCGGACCTATGCTATCGGTTTCGGTACGGCTCACTGGACTCACTCCTTAAGATCGAAATAGCGCAGTTTAGTACCCCGCAGCCCGGTTCGGTTCCCGCTAACGGCTGCGCGGCAAGGACAAGAGTGGCCAGTGTGCGACAAAAGGGCGAGCGGGGTCGTGTGAAACCTTTGCTGCCTTCGATTGTCGTCCTGAGCCGATTCGACCGCTCGTAGCGCCGGGGGTTGAGCGCAGCACGGAAAGGGGCGCAGAATGTGCGGCCTTGGGGTTCAGCCTCGCCTGCTAGATAAGGAAACTCGATGACCCGTCTTCGCGCCATCTGTGCTGCGGTCGCTCTGGTATGTGCCAGCGGCCAGGCTCTTGCTGCCACCGCCAGCCACGAGGCCAGTGCTGTTGCGTTCCTCAAACTGGCTCACGCCGATCAGTTGGGTGCGCCGATCTACATGCAAGCGCAGCAAATGTTCGCCCAGCGTTTCGCCGAAACCAAAGCGCCAGATTCCAAGAAAGCCGTGCTGGAAAAATACCAGGCCCAGGCCAACGCCGCGCTGGACAAGGCCATTGGCTGGGACAAGCTGCAGCCTGACATGGTCAAGCTCTACACCGACAACTTCAGCGAGCAAGAGCTGAAAGATCTGGTGGCCTTCTATCAGTCGCCGCTGGGCAAGAAAGTCCAGGCCAAGATGCCGCAGATCAGCCAGCAATCGTTCCAGATGACCCAGGACAAGCTGCAACCGGCCGTGCCTGTGGTGACCGGTCTGCTGGAGTCCATGACCAAGGAACTGGTGCCAGCCGGTGCAGCCGGCAAGGGTACCGCCCCGGCAGCCCCTGCCAAGAAGCCATAAGCGAAGCCTGACATGAGCATGCAACAGCGAATCGAATCCGCGTTGACGGTCTTTCAGCCCGACTACCTCCAGGTGCTCAATGAAAGCCACATGCACAGTCGCGGCACGGACACTCACTACAAGGCCGTGGTGGTCAGCGAGCAGTTCGCTGGCCTCAACGCCGTCAAGCGCCACCAGAAGGTCTACGGCCTGCTCGGTGGCCTGATGGGTGAGTTCCATGCCTTGGCGCTGCACACCTACACCCCGGAAGAGTGGGCGAAAATCGGCGCTGCGCCTGCGTCGCCGACCTGTGCCGGGGGGCATGATTGATTTCCCGTTTCGAGCGATGATCACCGCACTCATCGCGAGCAAGCTCACTCCTACAGGTATGTGTACGTTCCTGTAGGAGTGAGCTTGCTCGCGATAGCGGTAGTTCGGGCAATCCTGATGCCTTGCATGCCTTCGCCGCTCGTTATTGACCTGCATCAATTCCCCACCGATCACCCGCCCTGTCTGCTGACCTCTGATTTTTGCTAGAATCCGCGCCGCGTTGCCCGGTCGGCACGTGTTCATCTGAATTTTTTATCCGGTAGGCCCTTTGCGAGGGTCACCACCTGGAGACGCAACATGACCCAAACCGCACCCATCGTCGTCGCGGCGCTGTACAAATTCGTCACCCTCTCGGACTACGTCGAACTGCGTGAGCCCCTGCTTAACGCCATGGTCGACAACGGCATCAAAGGCACCCTGCTGATTGCCGAAGAAGGCATCAACGGCACCGTTTCCGGCAGCCGTGAAGGCATCGACGGCCTGCTGGCCTGGCTCAAGAACGACCCGCGCATGATCGACATCGACCACAAAGAGTCGTACTGCGACGAGCAGCCGTTCTACCGCACCAAGGTCAAGCTCAAGAAAGAGATCGTGACCCTGGGCGTCGAAGGCGTCGACCCGAACAAGGCCGTGGGCACCTATGTCGAGCCGCAGGACTGGAATGCACTGATCGCCGACCCGGAAGTGCTGCTGATCGACACCCGCAACGACTACGAAGTGTCCATCGGCACCTTCGAAGGCGCAATCGACCCGAAGACCACGAGCTTTCGTGAGTTCCCGGAGTACATCAAGGCCAACTTCGATCCTTCGAAGCACAAGAAGGTCGCGATGTTCTGCACCGGCGGCATTCGCTGTGAAAAGGCCTCCAGCTACATGCTCGGCGAGGGGTTCGAAGAGGTTTATCACCTCAAGGGCGGTATCCTCAAATACCTCGAAGAAGTCCCGCAGGAAGAAAGTCAGTGGCGCGGCGACTGCTTCGTGTTCGACAATCGCGTGACCGTGCGCCATGACCTGACCGAAGGTGACTACGATCAGTGCCATGCCTGCCGCACCCCGATCAGCGCCGAAGACCGCGCCAGCGAGCACTACTCGCCCGGTGTCAGCTGCCCGCATTGCTGGGACACGCTGAGCGAGAAGACCCGCCGCAGCGCCATCGACCGGCAGAAGCAGATCGAGCTGGCGAAGGCGCGCAATCAGCCGCACCCGATCGGCCGCAACTACCGTTTGCTGGACGCGCAGCCTGACGAAACGCATACGAACGAGGCCTGATCCCATGAACACCCGCCTGCTTTATGTAATGGACCCGATGTGCTCCTGGTGCTGGGGCTTTGCCCCCGTGGCCGAGGCCCTGGTCGAGCAGGCGAGTGCGGCCGGGGTGCCGTTGCATCTGGTGGTGGGCGGTTTGCGCACCGGCAGCGGCGCGGCCCTTGAACCGACCACCAAGCGTTACATTCTCGAACACTGGCACGCGGTGCAGGACACCACGGGCCAAGCCTTCAAATTTGAAGATGCCTTGCCGGACGGGTTCGTCTACGACACCGAACCGGCCTGTCGCGCCATCGTCGCGGCGCGCAGCCTGGCGCCGGACATCGCGTGGAAACTGGTGAAGGAAATTCAGCAGGCGTTCTACCTGCAAGGCCGCGACACGACCAGCGCCTCGGTGCTAGCCGAGCTGGCTGAAAACGCCGGGCTGCCTCGCATTGAATTCGCCGAGGCCTTCGACAGCGCCGAACAGCACGCCGCGACGGCCTCGGATTTTTCGTGGGTACAAGACCTCGGCATCGCCGGGTTCCCGACCCTGCTGGCCGAGCGTGACGGCCAGCTCGCGTTGCTGACCAACGGCTATCAACCTCTGGAGACACTGGCGCCATTGCTCAGCCGTTGGCTGGAGCGCGCCACCCGTGCGTGATGACGTCGAGATAGAACGCCCACTGCCCACTGCCGAGAACCCGCTGGCTCAGGTCGATCGCCTCGACTGGGCGCAGATCCGCGCACTCGCGCTGCATCACAAGAAGGCCCTGTGGATCGCCAATGGCGTGGCCGTCCTGGCGGTGCTGTGTTCGGTGCCGATCCCTCTCTTGCTGCCGTTGCTGGTGGACGAAGTCCTGCTGGGCAAAGGCGATGCCGCGCTGCTGTTCATGCAGCGCTTCCTGCCGGACAGCCTGCACAAACCGGTGGGTTACATCGGGCTGATGCTAATTGCGACTTTGTGCCTACGACTCGGGGCGCTGGTGTTCAACGTGATTCAGGCGCGCTCGTTCGCCGGGCTGGCCAAGGACATCGTCTACCGCATCCGCATACGCCTGATCGAACGTTTGAAGCGGATTTCCCTTGGCGAATACGAAAGCCTGGGCAGCGGCACGGTGACGGCGCACTTGGTAACCGACCTGGACACGCTGGACAAATTCGTCGGCGAAACCCTGAGCAAATTCCTCGTCGCCATGCTCACCCTGACCGGCACCGCCGCGATTCTGGTGTGGATGCACTGGCAACTGGCGCTGCTGATTCTGTTGTTTAACCCGCTGGTGATCTTCGCCACGGTCAAACTGGGCAAGCGGGTCAAACACCTCAAGAAACTGGAAAACGACAGCACCTCGCGGTTCACTCAGGCGCTGACGGAAACCCTCGATGCCATTCAGGAAATCCGAGCGGGCAATCGCCAGGGCTATTTTCTCGGGTTGCTCGGTGGGCGCGCCCGGGAAGTGCGGGACTATGCCGTGGCGTCGCAGTGGAAAAGCGATGCGTCGAGCCGCGCCAGCGGGCTGTTGTTTCAGTTCGGCATCGACATTTTCCGCGCCGCCGCGATGCTCACCGTGCTGTTTTCCGACCTGTCGATCGGCCACATGCTCGCGGTGTTCAGCTACCTGTGGTTCATGATCGGGCCGGTGGAGCAACTGCTGAACCTGCAATACGCGTTTTATGCCGCAGGCGGTGCGCTGACCCGGATCAACGAACTGCTGGCTCGCGCCGACGAGCCGCAGTACGAGGGCGGTGTGAACCCGTTCGCGGGGCGCGACACCGTCAGTATCGATGTTCACGGTGTGTGCTTTGGCTACAACGAAGAGCGCGTGCTGGACCAACTCGACCTGTCCATCCAGCCTGGCGAAAAGGTCGCCATCGTCGGCGCCAGTGGTGGAGGCAAAAGCACGTT
It contains:
- a CDS encoding BolA family protein, translated to MSMQQRIESALTVFQPDYLQVLNESHMHSRGTDTHYKAVVVSEQFAGLNAVKRHQKVYGLLGGLMGEFHALALHTYTPEEWAKIGAAPASPTCAGGHD
- a CDS encoding class II fumarate hydratase; translation: MSRTETDSIGPIEVPEDAYWGAQTQRSLINFAIGQERMPLPVLHALALIKKAAARVNDRNGDLPADIARLIEQSADEVLGGKLDDQFPLVVWQTGSGTQSNMNVNEVIAGRANELSGKGRGGKLPVHPNDHVNRSQSSNDCFPTAMHIAAAQAVKEQLLPAIAELSAGIAEQSSRHMKLVKTGRTHMMDATPITFGQELSAYVAQLEYAEKSIRAALPAVCELAQGGTAVGTGLNSPHGFAEAVAAELAALSGLPFVTAPNKFAALAGHEPLTALSGALKTLAVTLMKIANDLRLLGSGPRAGLAEVKLPANEPGSSIMPGKVNPTQCEALSMLACQVMGNDTTISFAASQGHLQLNVFKPVIIHNLLQSIRLLGDGCRNFNEHCIAGMEPDAGKMAEHLERGLMLVTALNPHIGYDKSAQIAKKAYSEGLTLREAALQLGFLTDAEFDAWVRPEKMLEAGSNG
- a CDS encoding DUF2059 domain-containing protein; amino-acid sequence: MTRLRAICAAVALVCASGQALAATASHEASAVAFLKLAHADQLGAPIYMQAQQMFAQRFAETKAPDSKKAVLEKYQAQANAALDKAIGWDKLQPDMVKLYTDNFSEQELKDLVAFYQSPLGKKVQAKMPQISQQSFQMTQDKLQPAVPVVTGLLESMTKELVPAGAAGKGTAPAAPAKKP
- a CDS encoding ABC transporter ATP-binding protein translates to MAQVDRLDWAQIRALALHHKKALWIANGVAVLAVLCSVPIPLLLPLLVDEVLLGKGDAALLFMQRFLPDSLHKPVGYIGLMLIATLCLRLGALVFNVIQARSFAGLAKDIVYRIRIRLIERLKRISLGEYESLGSGTVTAHLVTDLDTLDKFVGETLSKFLVAMLTLTGTAAILVWMHWQLALLILLFNPLVIFATVKLGKRVKHLKKLENDSTSRFTQALTETLDAIQEIRAGNRQGYFLGLLGGRAREVRDYAVASQWKSDASSRASGLLFQFGIDIFRAAAMLTVLFSDLSIGHMLAVFSYLWFMIGPVEQLLNLQYAFYAAGGALTRINELLARADEPQYEGGVNPFAGRDTVSIDVHGVCFGYNEERVLDQLDLSIQPGEKVAIVGASGGGKSTLVQLLLGLYSPQSGTIRFGGARLEDIGLETVRENVAIVLQHPALFNDTVRANLSMGRERTDEACWQALGIAQLDATIRALPLGLDSVVGRSGVRLSGGQRQRLAIARMVLADPKVVILDEATSALDAATEYNLHQALNRFLSGRTTLIIAHRLSAVKQADRVLVFDGGRIAEDGDHQQLIADGGLYARLYGHLQQL
- a CDS encoding DsbA family protein, with translation MCSWCWGFAPVAEALVEQASAAGVPLHLVVGGLRTGSGAALEPTTKRYILEHWHAVQDTTGQAFKFEDALPDGFVYDTEPACRAIVAARSLAPDIAWKLVKEIQQAFYLQGRDTTSASVLAELAENAGLPRIEFAEAFDSAEQHAATASDFSWVQDLGIAGFPTLLAERDGQLALLTNGYQPLETLAPLLSRWLERATRA
- a CDS encoding NAD(P)H-dependent oxidoreductase, translating into MAEPISGATPLEGYGKRILMVIGSPKTISLCHALGDAYAQGARSQGHVVRVLKLEELDFDPTLHNGYASSQTLEHDLLEAQREIHWAQHLVFVYPVWWGGLPSLLSGFFERVFMPGFAFKAHGRHHPSNELLKGRTAEMLVTLDTPSRYFRWVFKAPAHRQIKHAILEFCGIKTTRLTEFSPVRTATEEQRQQWIHQAEALGKR
- a CDS encoding rhodanese-related sulfurtransferase, whose product is MTQTAPIVVAALYKFVTLSDYVELREPLLNAMVDNGIKGTLLIAEEGINGTVSGSREGIDGLLAWLKNDPRMIDIDHKESYCDEQPFYRTKVKLKKEIVTLGVEGVDPNKAVGTYVEPQDWNALIADPEVLLIDTRNDYEVSIGTFEGAIDPKTTSFREFPEYIKANFDPSKHKKVAMFCTGGIRCEKASSYMLGEGFEEVYHLKGGILKYLEEVPQEESQWRGDCFVFDNRVTVRHDLTEGDYDQCHACRTPISAEDRASEHYSPGVSCPHCWDTLSEKTRRSAIDRQKQIELAKARNQPHPIGRNYRLLDAQPDETHTNEA